A stretch of the Malus sylvestris chromosome 10, drMalSylv7.2, whole genome shotgun sequence genome encodes the following:
- the LOC126588011 gene encoding cytochrome c biogenesis protein CCS1, chloroplastic-like isoform X1 — protein sequence MEILNPTTTPKSCLPRTHFLRAPLLHCPFKLTTFSPHTSQIRRRSFRQPPLSLSVTTTCGLKTPQDSKKSKNKSNNITKQIILSEGGPPPLVEKSGDAAGGEEAPVKSGGGTGVMGLVKRLPRRVLSVLSYLPLAIGEMFAIAGLMALGTFIDQGEAPDFYFDKYPESNPVLGIFTWRWVLTLGFDHIFTSPIFLSLLALLGASLMACTYTTQIPLVKVARRWNFMQSSEAIHKQEFSDSLPRASVQDLGVVLMGAGYEVFLKGPSLYAFKGLAGRFAPIGVHLAMLLIMVGGTLSASGSFKGTVMVPQGLNFVIGDVMRPIGFLSTPTESFNTEVHVNKFYMNYYDSGEVSQFYTDLSLLDLDGKEVLRKTISVNNPLRYGGITIYQTDWSISALQVLKDNEGPFNLAMAPLKINGDKKLYGSFLPIGNVNAPNVKGISMLARDLQSIVLYDQEGKFAGVRRPSSKLPIEIDGNKIVIVDAIGSSGLDLKTDPGVPVVYAGFGALMLTTCISFLSHSQIWALQDGTAVIVGGKTNRAKGEFPEEMNRLLDRVPELVNSSLSRQSDSTLEEQLSCRSSS from the exons ATGGAGATTTTAAACCCCACCACGACCCCCAAATCATGTCTACCCAGAACCCATTTCCTCAGAGCCCCTCTCCTCCACTGCCCCTTCAAACTCACCACATTCTCTCCCCACACTTCCCAAATTCGTAGACGTTCCTTCCGGCAACCACCTCTTTCGCTCTCAGTTACCACCACTTGTGGGCTGAAGACCCCTCAAGATAGCAAGAAGAGCAAGAACAAAAGCAACAACATAACTAAGCAGATTATACTCTCCGAAGGAGGGCCGCCGCCTCTGGTGGAGAAGAGTGGCGACGCCGCCGGAGGCGAGGAAGCTCCGGTGAAGTCAGGGGGTGGGACTGGGGTGATGGGTTTGGTGAAAAGGTTGCCTAGAAGGGTTCTTTCGGTTCTATCTTATCTGCCTTTGGCTATTGGAGAAATGTTTGCCATTGCTGGTCTTATGGCTCTGG GAACTTTCATTGATCAAGGTGAGGCCCCGGATTTCTATTTCGATAAATACCCTGAAAGTAATCCGGTGTTGGGAATTTTCACTTGGAGATGGGTTCTCACCCTTGGGTTTGACCACATATTCACTTCCCCCATTTTCCTTTCACTATTGGCTCTCCTTGGTGCATCGCTAATGGCCTGCACTTACACTACGCAAATACCCCTGGTCAAGGTTGCGAGAAG ATGGAACTTTATGCAATCTTCTGAGGCCATCCACAAGCAGGAATTTTCGGACTCTTTGCCaagagcatcagttcaagattTGGGCGTTGTCCTTATGGGAGCTGGATATGAG GTATTCTTGAAAGGGCCTTCTTTATATGCCTTCAAGGGGCTGGCTGGTCGGTTTGCCCCTATTGGAGTACATCTAGCAATGCTGCTAATAATGGTAGGTGGAACtcttagtgcaagtgggagctTCAAGGGAACGGTCATGGTTCCTCAGGGTTTGAATTTTGTTATAGGAGATGTGATGCGCCCAATCGGGTTTCTCTCTACTCCAACTGAGTCTTTTAATACAGAGGTTCATGTCAACAAATTCTACATGAACTACTATGACAGTGGTGAG GTATCACAGTTTTACACCGATCTGTCACTATTGGACCTTGACGGCAAGGAGGTGCTAAGGAAAACAATAAGTGTAAATAACCCTTTAAGGTATGGAGGGATCACGATTTACCAGACAGACTGGAGTATTTCAGCGCTTCAAGTACTCAAGGATAACGAAGGACCTTTCAATTTGGCGATGGCACCTCTTAAGATAAATGGAGACAAGAAGCTTTATGGGTCCTTCTTACCCATTGGCAATGTTAATGCTCCTAATGTCAAGGGAAT ATCAATGCTTGCTCGTGATCTACAATCAATTGTCCTGTATGATCAAGAAGGAAAATTTGCTGGAGTCCGACGACCAAGTTCCAAGCTTCCAATTGAAATTGATGGCAACAAAATTGTTATTGTAGATGCAATTGGGAGTAGCGGTCTTGACTTGAAG ACTGACCCAGGAGTGCCTGTTGTATATGCTGGATTTGGTGCTCTAATGCTTACTACTTGCATCAGTTTTCTTTCTCATTCACAG ATTTGGGCCTTACAAGATGGAACAGCAGTGATCGTAGGAGGAAAAACTAACCGAGCAAAGGGAGAATTTCCCGAGGAGATGAACCGTTTGCTTGATCGGGTTCCAGAACTAGTTAACTCATCTCTTTCCAGGCAATCAGATAG CACATTGGAGGAGCAGTTGAGCTGCCGTTCTTCatcctaa
- the LOC126588011 gene encoding cytochrome c biogenesis protein CCS1, chloroplastic-like isoform X2, with amino-acid sequence MEILNPTTTPKSCLPRTHFLRAPLLHCPFKLTTFSPHTSQIRRRSFRQPPLSLSVTTTCGLKTPQDSKKSKNKSNNITKQIILSEGGPPPLVEKSGDAAGGEEAPVKSGGGTGVMGLVKRLPRRVLSVLSYLPLAIGEMFAIAGLMALGTFIDQGEAPDFYFDKYPESNPVLGIFTWRWVLTLGFDHIFTSPIFLSLLALLGASLMACTYTTQIPLVKVARRWNFMQSSEAIHKQEFSDSLPRASVQDLGVVLMGAGYEVFLKGPSLYAFKGLAGRFAPIGVHLAMLLIMVGGTLSASGSFKGTVMVPQGLNFVIGDVMRPIGFLSTPTESFNTEVHVNKFYMNYYDSGEVSQFYTDLSLLDLDGKEVLRKTISVNNPLRYGGITIYQTDWSISALQVLKDNEGPFNLAMAPLKINGDKKLYGSFLPIGNVNAPNVKGISMLARDLQSIVLYDQEGKFAGVRRPSSKLPIEIDGNKIVIVDAIGSSGLDLKTDPGVPVVYAGFGALMLTTCISFLSHSQIWALQDGTAVIVGGKTNRAKGEFPEEMNRLLDRVPELVNSSLSRQSDSTVG; translated from the exons ATGGAGATTTTAAACCCCACCACGACCCCCAAATCATGTCTACCCAGAACCCATTTCCTCAGAGCCCCTCTCCTCCACTGCCCCTTCAAACTCACCACATTCTCTCCCCACACTTCCCAAATTCGTAGACGTTCCTTCCGGCAACCACCTCTTTCGCTCTCAGTTACCACCACTTGTGGGCTGAAGACCCCTCAAGATAGCAAGAAGAGCAAGAACAAAAGCAACAACATAACTAAGCAGATTATACTCTCCGAAGGAGGGCCGCCGCCTCTGGTGGAGAAGAGTGGCGACGCCGCCGGAGGCGAGGAAGCTCCGGTGAAGTCAGGGGGTGGGACTGGGGTGATGGGTTTGGTGAAAAGGTTGCCTAGAAGGGTTCTTTCGGTTCTATCTTATCTGCCTTTGGCTATTGGAGAAATGTTTGCCATTGCTGGTCTTATGGCTCTGG GAACTTTCATTGATCAAGGTGAGGCCCCGGATTTCTATTTCGATAAATACCCTGAAAGTAATCCGGTGTTGGGAATTTTCACTTGGAGATGGGTTCTCACCCTTGGGTTTGACCACATATTCACTTCCCCCATTTTCCTTTCACTATTGGCTCTCCTTGGTGCATCGCTAATGGCCTGCACTTACACTACGCAAATACCCCTGGTCAAGGTTGCGAGAAG ATGGAACTTTATGCAATCTTCTGAGGCCATCCACAAGCAGGAATTTTCGGACTCTTTGCCaagagcatcagttcaagattTGGGCGTTGTCCTTATGGGAGCTGGATATGAG GTATTCTTGAAAGGGCCTTCTTTATATGCCTTCAAGGGGCTGGCTGGTCGGTTTGCCCCTATTGGAGTACATCTAGCAATGCTGCTAATAATGGTAGGTGGAACtcttagtgcaagtgggagctTCAAGGGAACGGTCATGGTTCCTCAGGGTTTGAATTTTGTTATAGGAGATGTGATGCGCCCAATCGGGTTTCTCTCTACTCCAACTGAGTCTTTTAATACAGAGGTTCATGTCAACAAATTCTACATGAACTACTATGACAGTGGTGAG GTATCACAGTTTTACACCGATCTGTCACTATTGGACCTTGACGGCAAGGAGGTGCTAAGGAAAACAATAAGTGTAAATAACCCTTTAAGGTATGGAGGGATCACGATTTACCAGACAGACTGGAGTATTTCAGCGCTTCAAGTACTCAAGGATAACGAAGGACCTTTCAATTTGGCGATGGCACCTCTTAAGATAAATGGAGACAAGAAGCTTTATGGGTCCTTCTTACCCATTGGCAATGTTAATGCTCCTAATGTCAAGGGAAT ATCAATGCTTGCTCGTGATCTACAATCAATTGTCCTGTATGATCAAGAAGGAAAATTTGCTGGAGTCCGACGACCAAGTTCCAAGCTTCCAATTGAAATTGATGGCAACAAAATTGTTATTGTAGATGCAATTGGGAGTAGCGGTCTTGACTTGAAG ACTGACCCAGGAGTGCCTGTTGTATATGCTGGATTTGGTGCTCTAATGCTTACTACTTGCATCAGTTTTCTTTCTCATTCACAG ATTTGGGCCTTACAAGATGGAACAGCAGTGATCGTAGGAGGAAAAACTAACCGAGCAAAGGGAGAATTTCCCGAGGAGATGAACCGTTTGCTTGATCGGGTTCCAGAACTAGTTAACTCATCTCTTTCCAGGCAATCAGATAGCACTGTTGGCTAG